TATTATTCGGTATGGCCGAAGGGCCGATTTGTGCCTCGGCAAATAAAATGATCAACGGATGGTTCCCGAAGAAACAGGCGGCTACCGCGATGGGACTGCTCAGCGCCGGTTCACCTCTCGGCGGCGCTGTTGCCGGGCCTATTGTCGGGTATCTGGCGATTTCCTTCGGCTGGCGACCGGCCTTTATGGTGATCGCAGCCATCGGGATTGTCTGGATGGCGGTCTGGTTCTTCACCGTTGCGGACAATCCGCTGAAAAGCAAACGCGTTTCACCGGAAGAATTACGTTTAGTTGATCAGATGAAGAATGAAAATATCAGTGAAGAAGAAGATCTGGCACAGGCCGCGCATGGTCTGGGCTATTATTTACGCCAGCCGATTATCCTGGTGACGGCTTTTGCCTTCTTCTGCTACAACTATATTTTATTCTTCTTTCTCAGCTGGTTCCCGGCATATCTGGTACAAGCGCATGGTCTTAACATTAAAGAAATGAGCCTGACAACGGTTATTCCATGGATTGTCGGATTCGTCGGTCTGGCACTGGGCGGATATATTTCTGATAAGATTTTTAATATCACTGGCCGTTTATTACTGTCACGTAAAATTATATTAGTCGTCAGTCTGTTAGCCGCAGCGATTTGTGTCGCACTGGCTGGCGTAGTCACCAGCGTGGTTCCGGCGGTTATTCTGATGTCGGTATCTATTTTCTTCCTGTACACCACCGGCGCTATTTACTGGGCGATTATTCAGGACGTGGTACATAAATCCCGCGTCGGCGGCACCAGCGGATTTATCCATCTGGTCGGCAGCGTATCGGGCATCATCGGTCCGGTCGTGACCGGCTTCATCGTACAAAACACCGGTCGCTTCGACAGCGCCTTTATTCTGGCCGGGGGCGTCGCCGCACTGGGCGCAATTCTGGTGTTCTTCGTGATAAAACCACCCAAACAGACTCCGGCCACGACCCTGTCTCACAACTGATGTTCTGAACATCATGTTCTGAGCATCATGAAAAAACCCGGTCATCATGCCGGGTTTTCTTCAATTTAACTCTAATCAACTCAAATCAGGCCTCATCAACCCACACACGCATCTCCCCTTCTCCCCTGTTCGCCCAGCTAAAATAAGGCACAAATGTCATGCTTTGCATCGTCGTTTCTTCTTCCGGAGGATTGAAGCTATATAACGGCTGCTGACCGGCCTGAACTGATAACCGGCGCTCACCTTGCGTCTGCAATAACGTTTTACCGGCGAGCAGTCCGCTGCCGGAGATCAGGCGAAATTGTGCATCCTGCGGCAGGCGTAAATTATGCAGTTCACTGCCGTTGTCGGCCTGTTCAAGGCAATACACCAGCGGGCCGCGCTGGATCGCCACTTTTCCTGAGACGTGCCGCAACAGGGCATTCCCCTTCACACGGGTTACCGGCATCGGTAATGTCATTTCAATGCGATCGCCTTTCTGCCAGTCCTGCGTCAGACGTAAATATCCGCTGCGCGTAAGCGCAGAAAGCGTCAGCGGTTTACCATTAAGCGTCACCTGCGGACTGGCGCACCAGTCGGGTAAACGCAGCGCCAGCGTGGCTTCAAGCGGCTGATCTGTGTCTATTTCAATCTGAACATGCTCTGTCCACGGATAACCACCGGACTGCTTCAGCCGCAACGATTTACCGCCGACCATCGCCTGCACGTCACTGCCGATATACAGGTTGATGTCCACGCCGTCCGGGCGCTGGGTATAAATGTAATGGCCGAGTGAAGCCAGCAGTCGTGCGATGTTTGGCGGGCAGCAGGCACAACCGAACCAGCGCTGACGCACTGGTTTTACGTGATCGTAGATATGATTGAACGGAATACTTTTCGGATGCACTTCCAGCGGATTCACGTAGAAGAAATGTTTGCCGTCGAGCGCCATTCCGGCCAGTACGGTATTGTAGAGCGCGCGCTCCATCACATCGGCATAGCGGCTGTCAGGATCCATCTGCAACATACGGTTGGCAAACATCATCAGCCCGATCGACGCACAGGTTTCGGTGTACGCCGTGTCATTCGGCAAATCGTAATCTGAAGAAAACGCTTCGCCGCTGCTTTGTGAGCCAATTGAACCGGTGATATACATTTGCCGCTGAGTCATGTTTTCCCACAACCGCTGGCAGACCTCGCGCTTTTCCTGATCCTGACTCAACCGCGCCAGATGAGCGACGCCGGCGTACAAATACACAAAGCGCACTGCGTGTCCGATAGCCGTCTTCTGTAACGCAACCGGCTGATGGGCCTGACTGTAAGCTTTATCTTTGACCATCCACGCCGGACCGTAAGTATTCCAGTGCGATGTTTTGCCGCGTTTTTCATATTCAATATCGTAGAAATGCGGCTCTGTACCGCGCTGCTCGACAAAATAGCGGGTCAGCTCGAGATAACGGGTTTCACCGGTAGCTCCATATAAACGCATCAGCGCCAGTTCGATTTCCGGATGACCGGGATAGCCGTGCAGCTGTTTATCTCCCGGCCCGAAAACATCCGCAATGTGATCGGCAAGTTTACAGACGATCTCCAGCAAGCGCGTTTTTCCGGTTGCCTGAGTGTAAGCCACGCCGGCTTCGATCAGATGTCCGGCACAGTAAAGCTCGTGACATTCGGCGAGATTCGTCCACCGCTGTTGCGGCTCTTTCACGGTGAAATACGTATTCAGATAGCCGTCCGATTGCTGCACCGCGCCCACCAGTTCGATCACCTGGTCTGCCGTTTCTTCCAGCGCAGGATCCGGCGTTTTTGCCAGTAAATAGCCGACAGCTTCCAGCCACTTCGCCACATCGCTGTCCTGGAAAACCATCCCGTAAAACTCGCCCTCACTTTGCCCGGCAGCGATGCGGAAGTTCTCAATGGCATGACTCGGTTCTGCATCGGCGACCTCATCATTAAGGGCCTTCCACTGATATGGCACGACGACGTCTTTGACCAGCCGCTGATATTCCAGCCAGAACGCGTCAGAAATATTGACCTTATCGAGCGGCACTTCTAAAGACTCAACCGGAGAAAACGACATACAACCTCCTGAATAGAAAAATAACGATTAAATTTTCGCGGCCAGTTCATGCGACATCCGCGTCAGCAATGTGTTATCGAGCTTGCAGAACATCAGAGTGATCGCCAGCAGAAGATGCATCGCCGCAGGCAACAGGGTTTCCAGCAGAGTGATCCCGCTCAACGACGCCGCAGTCTGGTGTTCCGCACCTGCCTGATAAGAGACAAAAATGAACACCAGGCTGATGATCCCGGCGCTTGATGCCCAGGCTAATTTGATGAAGAAAAGGTTGAACGCAAAATTCATCCCGGAAGAGCGGATACCGTTTTTCCAGTGTCCGTAATCATCGGCGAAGGCCATCAGGGAAAAGTGCAGCGGCAGCGTGAAACCGAGGATCACGCAATGAATAAAGATGATGCCCAGCCACAGCGTCTGATACTGCTCACCAACGGGCACAAACCACAGCAACAGAGAAAATACTGCCAGCACCAGATTGGTGATCATATACAACCGGACGCTGTCGATAAATTTGGTCAGCTGATTGACGATCACCGCGCCGAGAATTGACGCCAGCGTCACCATGCCGAAGAACATCGAGGCATAGCCCGCGCCGCCTTTCAGCACGTAAGTGATGAAATACATGTAGCCGCCACCGCGCAGGTTAAACACGTTGATTAGCAGGAAAGACATCAGCAATACCAGCAGCAACTGGTCGTTTTTCAACATGCCACGGATATGTTCTTTAACGCTGAACTGCCCGAGCAGCGCCAGCGGCAGGCGCTCACGCACAGTGAAAAAGCACCACAGAAACATCACCACCGCAACGGCGCACAACAGACCGACACCCTGCTGATATCCGGCTGCAGCATTCCCCTTGCCCAGCACCTGTACCAGCCAAGGCAACCCGACAGACACCATGAATCCCGCCACACCGCAGAGCACAAAACGCCATGACTGGCAGGAAATGACCTCACGATGATCGGTGGTCATGGTGTTAATCAGGGCACAGTACGGCACATTGATCGCCGTGTAAGACACGGACAGCAGAAAATACGTGAAAAAAGCGTAGGCAATTTTGGCGTCGCCACTCAGACCGGGCACGGTAAACGTCAGAAAACCCACGACGCCAATCGGCAACGCAATCCACAACTGCCACGGCCGGAAACGTCCCCAGCGGCTTTCCGTGCGGTCAGCCAGAATGCCCATCAGTGGATCAGAAATCGCGTCAATCACACGCAGGGAAATAAACAGCGTGCCGACAATCGCAGGCGTCAGGCCGAAAACATCGGTATAAAAAAATGTCAGAAAACTGGTGATCAGACAGGTTATTATCGTGCCGCCAGCATCTCCCAGCCCATAACCTATTTTCTCACTCACAGAAAGCTTAGCGTTGGCTGAAATTATTCCGCCCTCACCCGTTACCGGGGATGCGCCGGTATTAATGGAATCCGTTGACATGTTTTTTCCTCGCTTTTATATCGTTATTAATAAGCAACAGGAACAGGATAAATAAGGCTGATTATTCACATCATTCCGAAGAATAAATAAGGTACGCGGTCAATCTGGCACAGAGGCATCACGTCAACAAGAGGAGGATAAAGTAGTTAAACGGGACAATTCCGACTTGCAGTTTCAATCTGTGAAGCAGATCAAAACCTCCCGCCACGTCACTGGCAGTCGCCCATCCCTGTGCTAGTGTCAGGCTTAAACATCCCGCCGGAAGCCTGTTAAATGACTGAATGCCTTGCTTTTCCAGTAAATTACCCCGTGAAAGTTCAAAATGGCGGCCTGTTCATTTCAAGAGGAATTGGCACACATCCGACCCGGAGACTCAGTTCGCATGAGTTAATTTATGTGGTCCGTGGCACCTTGTCATTGCAGGAGGAAAATACACGTTTTGACGTGCATGAAGGCGAAAGTTTATTATTATTCCCCGGACGTGAACATAAAGGGCTAACCACATTCGATCCTGACCTAAAATTTTACTGGTTGCATTTTGATTTCGTGAAAGACGTGGCAATTATCCAATCACAGCAAAATAATGCCTCTATACAGCTGGATATTCCACAACACTGTAAAGTCAAAGACCGGGAGACTATTCTGACGCTATTCAGATTATTTTTATATGAACAGGAACGCGGCGGAAATTCCCTTGAGTTGTTCTTGCTATTACTTTTACAGGAAGTCTGCCGCGCCTGGCCGGACAACGTCGAACCTGATGGTCCTGGCGTTGCGCTGGCGTATAAAGCGCGCCAGCTGATCACAACACAATTTCATTTACCGCTGGGTGCGACGGAGCTGGCTGAACGCCTGCACTGCAACGCAGATTATCTCGGGCGGGTTTTCCGTCTGACGTTCCAGATGACGCTGACCGATGCGCTGCATAAGCAACGGGTGACGGCAGCTGAAAAGCTTTTACTGGCCAATACCGGTAATGTGGCGGACGTTGCTCGTCTGACCGGCTTTAATGATGTGGCCTATTTCCGCCGGGTATTTCGCAAACTGCTGGGCATCACACCCGCCGCCTACAAAAAACTGTATTGTCGTGAACATATCAATTCACAGTAATTCTTGCGCTAACAATCTCAAAATCCTGAGAAAACTCATGTTAGTATTATGGCTTCCCGACTATAAAGACAACATTTGCCCATGACAGACTCCTTTGAATTTCTCAGTAATGTGCCGGTTAATCAGCAGATTTACCGCACCTTGCGTCAGGACATCGTCACCTGTGCCATCGCACCGGGAGCATTTCTGTCGGAAAAAGAAATATCGACCCGTTTCAATGTGTCCCGCCAGCCGGTTCGCGAAGCCTTTATCAAACTGGCCGAAGCCGGACTGGTTCAGGTTTTGCCGCAGCGCGGTACCTATGTGATGAAAATTTCATCTAAACGTGTAGCGGACGGCCGTTTCATTCGTGAAGCCGTCGAAACTGCCGTAGTGCGCCGTGCGGCAATGGTCGCAACAGATAAAGATCTGGCGCTGCTCGAACACAATCTGGAACGCCAAACTCTGGCAGCAAAAAGTCAGCAGACGCAGGAATTTTTACTTCTCGATGATGAATTCCACCGCACAATTGCGCAGATCATAGATTGCAAACTGGCGTGGGAAACGGTCGAACACATTAAAGCGACGATGGATCGCGTGCGCTTTTTAACGCTGAGTAGGGTGTCGCCTCCGGAAAGTCTCATTGCGCAGCACTACGCCATCTTTGAAGGGCTCAAAGCCCGTGACCCGGATGCCGCTGAAAAAGCCATCCGTATCCATCTGC
The Rahnella variigena genome window above contains:
- a CDS encoding MFS transporter, which produces MFKNLRWVIVFLLFLVYMINYLDRVALSITVPMIEKELTINPEQFGMIFGSFFFGYAIFNFIGGLAVDKFGPTLVMGLAVGLWSVFCGMTAIATGFYSMLILRVLFGMAEGPICASANKMINGWFPKKQAATAMGLLSAGSPLGGAVAGPIVGYLAISFGWRPAFMVIAAIGIVWMAVWFFTVADNPLKSKRVSPEELRLVDQMKNENISEEEDLAQAAHGLGYYLRQPIILVTAFAFFCYNYILFFFLSWFPAYLVQAHGLNIKEMSLTTVIPWIVGFVGLALGGYISDKIFNITGRLLLSRKIILVVSLLAAAICVALAGVVTSVVPAVILMSVSIFFLYTTGAIYWAIIQDVVHKSRVGGTSGFIHLVGSVSGIIGPVVTGFIVQNTGRFDSAFILAGGVAALGAILVFFVIKPPKQTPATTLSHN
- a CDS encoding glycoside hydrolase family 127 protein — encoded protein: MSFSPVESLEVPLDKVNISDAFWLEYQRLVKDVVVPYQWKALNDEVADAEPSHAIENFRIAAGQSEGEFYGMVFQDSDVAKWLEAVGYLLAKTPDPALEETADQVIELVGAVQQSDGYLNTYFTVKEPQQRWTNLAECHELYCAGHLIEAGVAYTQATGKTRLLEIVCKLADHIADVFGPGDKQLHGYPGHPEIELALMRLYGATGETRYLELTRYFVEQRGTEPHFYDIEYEKRGKTSHWNTYGPAWMVKDKAYSQAHQPVALQKTAIGHAVRFVYLYAGVAHLARLSQDQEKREVCQRLWENMTQRQMYITGSIGSQSSGEAFSSDYDLPNDTAYTETCASIGLMMFANRMLQMDPDSRYADVMERALYNTVLAGMALDGKHFFYVNPLEVHPKSIPFNHIYDHVKPVRQRWFGCACCPPNIARLLASLGHYIYTQRPDGVDINLYIGSDVQAMVGGKSLRLKQSGGYPWTEHVQIEIDTDQPLEATLALRLPDWCASPQVTLNGKPLTLSALTRSGYLRLTQDWQKGDRIEMTLPMPVTRVKGNALLRHVSGKVAIQRGPLVYCLEQADNGSELHNLRLPQDAQFRLISGSGLLAGKTLLQTQGERRLSVQAGQQPLYSFNPPEEETTMQSMTFVPYFSWANRGEGEMRVWVDEA
- a CDS encoding GntR family transcriptional regulator translates to MTDSFEFLSNVPVNQQIYRTLRQDIVTCAIAPGAFLSEKEISTRFNVSRQPVREAFIKLAEAGLVQVLPQRGTYVMKISSKRVADGRFIREAVETAVVRRAAMVATDKDLALLEHNLERQTLAAKSQQTQEFLLLDDEFHRTIAQIIDCKLAWETVEHIKATMDRVRFLTLSRVSPPESLIAQHYAIFEGLKARDPDAAEKAIRIHLQEMISTITPIAEQNSDWFDAE
- a CDS encoding AraC family transcriptional regulator; this encodes MTECLAFPVNYPVKVQNGGLFISRGIGTHPTRRLSSHELIYVVRGTLSLQEENTRFDVHEGESLLLFPGREHKGLTTFDPDLKFYWLHFDFVKDVAIIQSQQNNASIQLDIPQHCKVKDRETILTLFRLFLYEQERGGNSLELFLLLLLQEVCRAWPDNVEPDGPGVALAYKARQLITTQFHLPLGATELAERLHCNADYLGRVFRLTFQMTLTDALHKQRVTAAEKLLLANTGNVADVARLTGFNDVAYFRRVFRKLLGITPAAYKKLYCREHINSQ
- a CDS encoding MFS transporter; translation: MSTDSINTGASPVTGEGGIISANAKLSVSEKIGYGLGDAGGTIITCLITSFLTFFYTDVFGLTPAIVGTLFISLRVIDAISDPLMGILADRTESRWGRFRPWQLWIALPIGVVGFLTFTVPGLSGDAKIAYAFFTYFLLSVSYTAINVPYCALINTMTTDHREVISCQSWRFVLCGVAGFMVSVGLPWLVQVLGKGNAAAGYQQGVGLLCAVAVVMFLWCFFTVRERLPLALLGQFSVKEHIRGMLKNDQLLLVLLMSFLLINVFNLRGGGYMYFITYVLKGGAGYASMFFGMVTLASILGAVIVNQLTKFIDSVRLYMITNLVLAVFSLLLWFVPVGEQYQTLWLGIIFIHCVILGFTLPLHFSLMAFADDYGHWKNGIRSSGMNFAFNLFFIKLAWASSAGIISLVFIFVSYQAGAEHQTAASLSGITLLETLLPAAMHLLLAITLMFCKLDNTLLTRMSHELAAKI